The genomic interval CGCTCCCATACGAACATAAAATAATTTACAGCCGCCGCAACCTTGGGAAGATCAATGAGCCGCAAATGCTCTACGCGATGCTCGATCTTGACGCTCCGCAGGAAACGCGCCGAGCTTCGTCTTCCCCGTTGAATGTTTCGCTGGTGATCGACCGTTCCACTTCCATGCAAGGGGCAAAAATGGACACGGTCAAAGCCACCGCTATCCAGGTTCTTCGCAATTTGCGCCCGCAAGATATTCTGAGCGTTGTCACATTCAGCGACCGCGCTGAGGTTGTGATTCCAGCCGCCTATCATTTGGACCGCGCGCGCCTCGAATCGCGAGTGCAGATGATTCAGCCGGCCGGCGGAACCGAAATCTATCATGGACTTGAGGCGGGCGCGCGGGAGATCATGCGGAGTCTCGATCCGAAACGAATCAATCATCTCATCCTGCTTACCGATGGCCGCACCTATGGCGATGAGCAACAAAGCCTGGAACTCGCCGCCAAACTTGCCGAACAAGGCGTGGGCATTAGTTGCTTGGGTATTGGGAGTGAATGGAACGATATCTTCCTCGACGCCATTTCCACGCGCGCCGGGGGAAGCACCAACCTGATTGTCGAACCGCGCGATATCAACCGCCTGCTCCTCGAAAAATTTGACGCGCTGATCCAAACCTATGCCGAGGACGCCGCGTTGGAGTTTAAACCGATCACAGGAGTGGAACTCAGCCGGGTGTTCCGAATTCAGCCAGATCCGGCTCCTGTCCCGCTGAACGAAGGGAAAATCCGGCTTGGACCAATATTGCAAGATACTTCCACTCGGGTGATTTTTGAGTATATAATCCAGCCAACAGAGGTACAATCAGGCGAGTTGACCTTCATGGAAGCCTCGCTTAAAGTAGCCATTACTTCGCATCCGTTTCCCGTTCCATCCTTGCGTTTGCGTCTACAGATGCCCGTGTCGGACCCATCAAATTCCGGCGCGCCGCCGGCGGAAATTCAACAGGCATTATCGCGACTGATGCTGTATCAGATGCAAGAGCAGGCGCGCGAGGAACTTAAGAAAGGCAACGTCGAAAAAGCCGCGCGCCACCTTGAACGGCTCGCCACCAACCTGCTCACGCAGGGCGAGCGCAGTCTTGCGCAGACGGTGATGTTCGAAGCGGATTCGATCAAGAAAAATCGTTCCCTCTCGGAGGAGGGGAGTAAACGAATGAAATATGGAACTCGTATGTTATTTCTTGCGCCGCCGAAAAAGGAGCTTGCCCAATGATCATTTGCCCCAATTGCCAGCACGAAAACACCAATGGATCCGTGTTTTGTGCGGAGTGCGGCGAACAACTCGACGGAGTTGAAACGCTCGTCACTCAGGCAATTACCGAGGATCAAATCTCGGAGGATTTGAGGAATCAGGCTCCCCGTCCCGAAGCGGAAGCGACCCCTGCCAACAGTTGGTTATCCCTGCATTTAATGGACAGCGGCAAGATCATGCCGCTCGCGTCGCGCAACGAATTTACTCTGGGCCGTCTGAGCGAGGGACAGCCCATTATGCCGGATATCGATCTGACCGCTTATCAGGCATATGCTTCAGGCGTTTCGCGCCTGCATGCCGTAGTGAAGCGCGATGAGAGCAATGTAGTCGTGATGGACCTCGGCTCTTCAAATGGAACCTATTTGAATGGGCGTCGTCTCACCCCGCATACCGAAGAGCGACTCAGCCACGGCGATATCGTTGCATTGGGAAAATTGAAGATACAGATTCTTCTGCGAAATATCTAGGATTTTGAACGAATGGCATTCTCGGTTATCTTGCATATCCCCGGTGAAGCCTCGGTGCTTGGCGAAGTGGAAGAACTGCCCAAAGCCGCCGATACGATCATCACGGTCAGCAATCCGCGGTTGCGCGATGGCAAGGATATTCACTACCTTGAGCACAACGTGGTGAAAGTGATCTGGTCGTTGAGTCATGTGGTCTTAATCGAGGTGCTTGCAAACGAAGAAGAAGATAGCCTCATTGGTTTTGTGAGGGAATAACATGCCTGACGAGTTTGACCGCCGGCGCATCCTCATCGTGGACGACGAGGAGCGCATGGTGCGTTTTATCCGCATGAATCTGGAACACGACGGTTTTCAAGTGGTGGAAGCCTTCAACGGAAAACAAGCGCTCCAGAAACTGCGCGACGCGACCCCCGACCTGATCCTGCTCGACGTTATGATGCCCGATATTGACGGTTTTGATGTTCTCGAAACCATCCGCGAGGGCGGTAATACTGTGCCGGTGATCATGCTCACCGCAAAGGGCGAGGAAGACGACCGCGTGCGCGGACTCGAACTCGGCGCTGACGATTACATCACCAAGCCGTTCAGCCCGCGCGAGATGGTTAGCCGCGTCAAAGCGGTCATCCGCCGCACGGAGGGCGCGAGCGGCTCGATGCACGACATCATCGAAGTGGACGACCGCCTCAAAATCGATTTCGACCGCC from Candidatus Defluviilinea gracilis carries:
- a CDS encoding DnaJ domain-containing protein, coding for MSDHLRDYYDLLGLSRDATPEEIKRAYFESAQKLHPDKNKVAGETEIFLNVQQAYETLSNSTRRAQYDATLPPAPQTPSLPYEHKIIYSRRNLGKINEPQMLYAMLDLDAPQETRRASSSPLNVSLVIDRSTSMQGAKMDTVKATAIQVLRNLRPQDILSVVTFSDRAEVVIPAAYHLDRARLESRVQMIQPAGGTEIYHGLEAGAREIMRSLDPKRINHLILLTDGRTYGDEQQSLELAAKLAEQGVGISCLGIGSEWNDIFLDAISTRAGGSTNLIVEPRDINRLLLEKFDALIQTYAEDAALEFKPITGVELSRVFRIQPDPAPVPLNEGKIRLGPILQDTSTRVIFEYIIQPTEVQSGELTFMEASLKVAITSHPFPVPSLRLRLQMPVSDPSNSGAPPAEIQQALSRLMLYQMQEQAREELKKGNVEKAARHLERLATNLLTQGERSLAQTVMFEADSIKKNRSLSEEGSKRMKYGTRMLFLAPPKKELAQ
- a CDS encoding FHA domain-containing protein, producing MIICPNCQHENTNGSVFCAECGEQLDGVETLVTQAITEDQISEDLRNQAPRPEAEATPANSWLSLHLMDSGKIMPLASRNEFTLGRLSEGQPIMPDIDLTAYQAYASGVSRLHAVVKRDESNVVVMDLGSSNGTYLNGRRLTPHTEERLSHGDIVALGKLKIQILLRNI
- a CDS encoding response regulator transcription factor, with the translated sequence MPDEFDRRRILIVDDEERMVRFIRMNLEHDGFQVVEAFNGKQALQKLRDATPDLILLDVMMPDIDGFDVLETIREGGNTVPVIMLTAKGEEDDRVRGLELGADDYITKPFSPREMVSRVKAVIRRTEGASGSMHDIIEVDDRLKIDFDRREVWLEGKLVKLRPTEYRLLYHLVQNAGWVVTHDQILVKVWGYEYRDEPHYVRLYINYLRQKLEKDPANPKYILTERGVGYRFVDYKRQKA